In Macadamia integrifolia cultivar HAES 741 chromosome 13, SCU_Mint_v3, whole genome shotgun sequence, one DNA window encodes the following:
- the LOC122059293 gene encoding UDP-glycosyltransferase 88F4-like, with translation MKDTIVLYPVPALNHLVSMVELGKLIIHHYNHRFSLTVLLGSGDSAVDSYIDHVSQTDPSIVFHPFPALPNTESSSPTTIFQTIRRNNPNLLHTLQTISNTSSIAAFVIDFFCNPAFPIAAELNIPLYFYVPSGASGLSVFLYLPTIHNQTDKSLRELGNIILDIPGLPPIRAAQMPEILHDRNNEFYDELLDMSINFTKSRGIISNTFQALEPRVIEAVEEQTSAFFCIGPLVVEPRDQSSESDCLRWLDAQPSRSVVFLSFGSRGVFPAKQISEIAEGLERSGQRFLWVVRSPPTDSGKRSSLSATDDFDLDAVMPEGFLDRTRDKGQVVKSWAPQVEVLSRESVGGFVTHCGWNSVLEAVCAGVPMLAWPLYAEQEVNKEVLVEDMKLATPMEAAEDGIVVAAEVEKRVKALIDSDEGAEMRERSREIREKALAAWAEGGSSKTAFTNLAKSWERS, from the coding sequence atgaaagacaCCATAGTTCTGTATCCAGTTCCGGCCCTGAATCACCTTGTCTCCATGGTTGAGCTGGGGAAGCTAATCATCCACCACTACAACCACCGCTTCTCACTCACAGTCCTCCTCGGCTCCGGCGACTCGGCCGTCGATTCTTACATCGATCACGTCTCTCAAACAGACCCTTCAATCGTTTTCCACCCCTTCCCTGCTCTTCCCAACACTgaatcttcatcccccaccaCCATCTTCCAAACCATCCGCCGCAACAATCCGAACCTCCTCCATACCCTCCAAACTATCTCCAACACTTCCTCCATTGCAGCCTTTGTGATCGATTTCTTCTGCAACCCCGCCTTCCCTATTGCTGCAGAACTAAACATCCCTCTTTACTTCTATGTGCCGAGCGGTGCCTCTGGTCTCTCCGTCTTCCTTTACCTCCCGACGATTCATAACCAGACTGACAAGAGCCTCAGGGAGCTTGGCAATATTATTCTCGACATCCCGGGCTTGCCCCCAATTCGCGCTGCACAGATGCCTGAGATCTTACATGATCGGAACAATGAGTTCTACGATGAGTTATTGGATATGTCAATCAATTTCACCAAATCAAGGGGCATTATATCAAACACCTTTCAAGCACTAGAGCCAAGAGTAATCGAGGCGGTCGAAGAACAAACGTCCGCATTTTTCTGTATCGGACCATTAGTTGTAGAACCCAGAGATCAATCCAGTGAGTCCGATTGCTTGCGGTGGCTTGATGCGCAACCGAGTCGAAGCGTTGTTTTCTTAAGCTTTGGAAGCCGCGGGGTTTTCCCGGCGAAGCAGATTTCAGAGATCGCCGAGGGGCTTGAGAGGAGTGGCCAGAGGTTCTTGTGGGTGGTGCGAAGTCCTCCAACGGATAGTGGCAAACGGTCTTCGCTATCGGCCACGGATGATTTCGATCTTGACGCTGTGATGCCGGAGGGGTTTCTTGATCGGACCAGAGACAAGGGACAGGTGGTGAAGTCGTGGGCGCCGCAGGTAGAGGTGCTGAGTCGGGAATCGGTGGGTGGATTTGTGACACATTGTGGGTGGAACTCGGTTTTGGAAGCTGTGTGCGCTGGGGTGCCCATGCTGGCTTGGCCACTCTATGCGGAGCAGGAAGTGAATAAGGAGGTTTTGGTGGAGGATATGAAGTTGGCGACGCCAATGGAGGCGGCGGAGGACGGAATTGTGGTTGCTGCCGAGGTTGAGAAGCGAGTCAAAGCGCTGATTGACTCGGATGAGGGGGCAGAGATGAGAGAACGAAGTAGGGAGATCAGAGAGAAGGCCTTAGCTGCGTGGGCTGAAGGCGGGTCGTCAAAGACTGCCTTTACCAATTTGGCCAAATCATGGG